One segment of Carya illinoinensis cultivar Pawnee chromosome 1, C.illinoinensisPawnee_v1, whole genome shotgun sequence DNA contains the following:
- the LOC122281995 gene encoding ABC transporter G family member 29-like, whose product MDGAEKAKGPERRASRSFSRSMSRKSWSMEDVFAGGRHSRRNSTHVDEDEEALTWAAIEKLPTYDRLRTGIIKSYMDNEPRAKQALHKEVDVRKLDMDERREFIDRIFKVAEEDNEKFLKKFRNRIDKVGIVLPTVEVRFQHLTVEADCYVGTRALPTLPNVTRNVAESTLGLLGIRLAKRTKLTILKDVSGIIKPSRMTLLLGPPSSGKTTLLLALAGKLDPNLKVRGEISYNGYRLDEFVPKKTSAYISQNDVHIGEMTVKETLDFSARCQGVGTRYELLSELARRERDGGIFPEAEVDLYMKATAMEGVESSLITDYTLRILGLDICKDTIVGDEMQRGISGGQKKRVTTGEMIVGPTKTLFMDEISTGLDSSTTYQIVKCLQQIVHLTEATILMSLLQPAPETFELFDDIILLSEGQIVYQGPRDHILEFFEGCGFRCPERKGTADFLQEVTSRKDQEQYWADRTRPYRYISVSEFASQFKRFHVGMQLENALSVPYDKAHSHRAALVFNKYSVPKMELLKACFDKEWLLMKRNSFFYVFKTIQIIIVAVIASTMFLRTRMHTRNEEDGALYVGALLFSMIINMFNGFAELSLIIARLPVFYKHRDLLFHPVWTYTLPTVLLGIPMSVLESIVWMVVTYYTIGFAPEASRFFKQLLLIFLVQQMASGIFRLTAAVCRSMIIANTGGSLTLLLVFLLGGFIIPKGQIPNWWVWGYWISPLTYAYNAISVNEMFAPRWMNKLASDNATRLGVAVLENFEVFPERNWFWIGTGALLGFAILFNILFTFALMYLNPFGKPQAIISEDAAKEMENNQEQSKEEPRLRRPVSKKKLVSRSLSSSDENSTREMEIWRMSSRSNSNGISKNADLALEASNGVAPKRGMVLPFTPLAMSFDDVNYYVEMPPEMKDQGVAEDRLQLLREVTGAFRPGILTALMGVSGAGKTTLMDVLAGRKTGGYIEGDIRISGFPKKQETFARISGYCEQNDIHSPQVTVRESLVYSAFLRLPKEVSDKEKMIFVDEVMELVELDNLKDAIVGLPGITGLSTEQRKRLTIAVELVANPSIIFMDEPTSGLDARAAAIVMRTVRNTVDTGRTVVCTIHQPSIDIFEAFDELLLMKRGGQVIYSGPLGRNSHKIIEYFEAIPGVSKIKEKYNPATWMLEVSSVAAEVRQGIDFAELYKSSSLYKRNKSLVKELSTPRPGAKDLYFSTKYSQSIWGQFKSCFWKQWWTYWRSPDYNLVRFFFTLASALMVGTIFWKVGTKRESATDLSMIIGAMYAAVLFVGINNCGTVQPIISVERTVFYRERAAGMYSALPYALAQVIAEIPYVFVQTTYYTLIVYAMVSFEWTAAKFFWFFFVSFFSFLYFTYYGMMTVSITPNHQVASVFAAAFYALFNLFSGFFIPKPRIPKWWIWYYWVCPVAWTVYGLIVSQYGDVEDTIKVPGMARDPTVKWYVENHFGYDPSFMGPVAGVLVGFTVFFASMYAYCIKTLNFQMR is encoded by the exons atggatggAGCGGAGAAAGCAAAAGGCCCGGAAAGGCGGGCGAGCCGTAGCTTCAGTAGAAGCATGAGCAGGAAAAGTTGGAGCATGGAAGATGTATTTGCAGGTGGTAGGCACTCTCGCCGCAACAGTACTCATGTTGACGAAGATGAAGAAGCTCTAACATGGGCTGCCATAGAGAAGTTACCGACGTATGATCGTCTAAGAACAGGTATCATCAAATCTTACATGGACAATGAGCCTCGTGCAAAACAAGCGTTGCACAAGGAGGTGGATGTTCGAAAGCTAGATATGGATGAAAGGCGAGAATTCATAGACAGGATATTTAAGGTTGCAGAGGAAGATAATGAGAAGTTCTTAAAGAAATTCAGAAATAGAATTGATAA GGTTGGAATCGTTCTCCCTACTGTTGAAGTTAGGTTTCAGCATTTAACGGTTGAGGCCGATTGCTACGTCGGCACAAGGGCTCTTCCCACTCTACCAAATGTTACCCGGAATGTTGCGGAATCAACTCTTGGTTTGCTTGGGATTAGACTGGCTAAGAGAACAAAATTAACAATTCTCAAGGATGTCTCTGGAATTATTAAACCATcaag GATGACCCTACTGTTAGGACCACCATCCTctggaaaaacaaccctttTGTTGGCATTGGCCGGAAAATTGGACCCAAACTTGAAG GTTAGAGGAGAAATCAGTTACAATGGCTACAGGCTCGATGAATTCGTGCCTAAGAAGACATCCGCATACATTAGCCAAAATGATGTTCATATCGGAGAAATGACCGTGAAAGAAACTCTAGATTTCTCGGCAAGGTGCCAAGGGGTTGGGACTCGATAtg AACTCTTAAGTGAACTTGCAAGAAGGGAAAGGGACGGAGGCATTTTTCCAGAGGCTGAAGTTGACCTATACATGAAG GCTACCGCAATGGAAGGAGTTGAGAGCAGTCTGATCACCGACTACACTCTAAGA ATATTAGGGCTTGACATATGCAAGGACACCATTGTTGGAGATGAAATGCAACGAGGGATATCGGGTGGACAGAAAAAACGAGTAACCACAG GAGAGATGATCGTTGGACCCACAAAGACACTGTTCATGGATGAGATATCAACCGGTCTTGATAGCTCCACGACATACCAAATTGTGAAATGTTTGCAACAGATCGTCCATCTAACGGAGGCCACTATTTTAATGTCCTTACTCCAGCCGGCTCCGGAGACGTTCGAACTCTTCGACGACATCATTCTCTTATCGGAGGGCCAGATTGTGTACCAGGGCCCACGAGACCACATTCTCGAGTTCTTTGAAGGCTGTGGCTTTAGGTGCCCTGAGAGAAAGGGCACTGCCGATTTCTTGCAAGAG GTTACGTCGAGGAAGGACCAAGAGCAGTACTGGGCTGATAGAACAAGACCATACCGATACATATCGGTTTCCGAATTCGCAAGCCAGTTCAAGAGGTTCCATGTGGGCATGCAGCTTGAAAACGCTTTATCAGTGCCTTACGACAAGGCCCATAGCCATAGAGCAGCGCTGGTCTTCAATAAATATTCTGTCCCAAAAATGGAACTCCTGAAGGCATGTTTCGACAAAGAATGGCTGTTGATGAAGAGGAACTCCTTTTTCTATGTGTTCAAGACTATCCAAATTATCATCGTGGCAGTCATAGCATCCACTATGTTTTTAAGGACTCGAATGCACACTAGGAATGAAGAAGATGGGGCGCTATATGTTGGTGCACTTCTGTTTTCCATGATCATTAACATGTTCAATGGTTTTGCTGAGCTCTCACTGATCATTGCTAGGCTTCCTGTATTTTACAAGCATAGAGACTTACTCTTCCACCCTGTTTGGACTTACACGCTGCCAACTGTGTTGCTGGGGATCCCCATGTCTGTTCTTGAATCTATTGTTTGGATGGTCGTGACATACTACACCATTGGATTTGCACCCGAAGCAAGCAg GTTTTTCAAGCAACTATTGTTAATATTTTTGGTCCAACAAATGGCCTCTGGGATCTTTAGGCTCACAGCTGCAGTCTGTAGGAGCATGATCATCGCCAATACTGGCGGATCTCTCACTTTGCTCCTTGTTTTCCTACTTGGAGGTTTCATTATTCCTAAAG GTCAAATTCCAAACTGGTGGGTGTGGGGCTACTGGATTTCACCTTTGACATATGCTTACAATGCCATTTCTGTAAATGAAATGTTTGCTCCCAGGTGGATGAACAAACTG GCTTCAGACAATGCAACCAGATTAGGTGTGGCAGTACTTGAGAACTTCGAAGTTTTCCCTGAAAGAAACTGGTTCTGGATTGGCACAGGAGCACTTCTGGGATTCGCAATTCTCTTTAACATCCTGTTCACGTTTGCCCTTATGTACCTTAACC CATTCGGAAAGCCGCAAGCAATAATATCTGAAGATGCTGCAAAAGAGATGGAAAATAACCAAGAACAGTCAAAGGAAGAACCAAGACTCAGAAGGCCCGTGTCAAAGAAAAAATTAGTTTCTCGATCACTGTCTTCATCTGATGAGAACAGTACAA GAGAAATGGAAATCTGGCGAATGAGCAGCCGATCTAACAGCAATGGAATAAGTAAAAATGCTGATTTAGCTCTTGAGGCATCCAACGGTGTTGCTCCTAAGAGAGGAATGGTTCTTCCATTTACACCTCTGGCAATGTCCTTTGACGATGTGAATTACTATGTGGAAATGCCCCCT GAAATGAAGGATCAAGGAGTAGCAGAGGACAGACTCCAATTACTTCGGGAAGTAACTGGTGCATTTAGGCCTGGGATCTTGACAGCACTTATGGGAGTTAGTGGAGCTGGAAAGACAACATTGATGGATGTTTTAGCAGGAAGAAAGACGGGTGGTTACATTGAAGGTGATATTAGAATCTCCGGATTTCCTAAGAAACAAGAAACCTTTGCAAGAATTTCTGGTTACTGTGAACAAAATGATATCCACTCGCCCCAAGTCACGGTTCGAGAATCCTTGGTATACTCTGCTTTCCTTCGACTCCCTAAAGAAGTCAGTGATAAGGAAAAGATG ATATTTGTTGATGAAGTTATGGAATTGGTAGAACTAGACAATCTCAAGGATGCAATAGTGGGGCTTCCAGGAATTACAGGATTGTCAACAGAACAGAGAAAGAGGTTGACCATTGCCGTTGAGCTTGTTGCTAATCCCTCGATCATTTTCATGGATGAACCAACTTCAGGTCTTGATGCAAGGGCAGCAGCCATTGTCATGAGGACTGTGAGAAACACAGTGGATACTGGAAGAACAGTAGTGTGCACCATTCACCAGCCTAGCATTGATATCTTTGAAGCATTTGATGAGCTACTACTGATGAAGAGAGGAGGACAAGTGATATACTCTGGACCTTTGGGTCGGAATTCTCACAAAATCATTGAATATTTTGAG GCAATTCCTGGAGtctcaaaaattaaagaaaagtacAACCCGGCAACATGGATGCTCGAAGTTAGCTCAGTAGCAGCTGAAGTCAGGCAGGGAATTGACTTCGCTGAACTCTACAAATCCTCATCCTTGTATAA GAGAAACAAGTCCTTGGTGAAAGAGTTAAGCACACCAAGACCTGGGGCAAAAGACCTGTATTTTTCTACTAAATATTCTCAGTCCATATGGGGGCAGTTCAAATCTTGCTTTTGGAAGCAGTGGTGGACTTATTGGAGAAGTCCGGATTATAACCTTGTCAGATTCTTTTTCACCTTGGCTTCAGCCCTCATGGTGGGGACAATTTTCTGGAAAGTGGGGACTAAAAg GGAGAGTGCAACTGATCTTTCTATGATCATTGGAGCAATGTATGCTGCTGTACTGTTTGTAGGAATAAATAATTGTGGCACAGTACAGCCAATTATATCTGTTGAAAGAACGGTGTTTTATCGAGAAAGAGCTGCCGGGATGTACTCTGCATTGCCTTATGCCCTTGCACAG GTGATTGCCGAAATTCCATACGTGTTTGTCCAAACAACATATTATACACTTATTGTGTATGCCATGGTGAGCTTTGAATGGACAGCTGCAAAATTCTTCTGGTTTTTCTTCGTctccttcttctccttcctctacttCACATACTACGGCATGATGACCGTTTCCATCACACCAAACCATCAAGTAGCATCCGTTTTTGCAGCAGCTTTCTATGCTCTCTTCAATCTCTTCTCAGGGTTCTTTATCCCAAAACCC AGAATTCCGAAGTGGTGGATCTGGTATTACTGGGTTTGCCCAGTAGCGTGGACTGTTTATGGATTGATTGTGTCCCAATATGGTGATGTGGAAGACACCATTAAAGTACCAGGAATGGCGCGTGACCCCACTGTTAAGTGGTATGTAGAAAACCATTTCGGGTATGATCCCAGTTTCATGGGTCCAGTTGCTGGAGTTTTGGTTGGCTTCACGGTCTTCTTCGCATCAATGTATGCCTACTGCATAAAGACTCTGAACTTCCAGATGAGATAG